The following coding sequences lie in one Apium graveolens cultivar Ventura chromosome 3, ASM990537v1, whole genome shotgun sequence genomic window:
- the LOC141712592 gene encoding uncharacterized protein LOC141712592, translating into MQKRTNMVVSGSSGSVQTPSVPSANSTNVRPPPGVTSDAAAIHISEDPRLLEEARIQKKRKGPLLVYQRRRLWGNKKEQAAATTIADPAASPNTSTPAELLKNPVESVVRELDLINQNPPEILKENFICKKMATELEERVAILEKEVTVKADEPEAKVKSVEEAADRRIHEQQEKIDTELEERVAVLDKDFTAKADELEAQVKSVDEAADRCIQEQQEKIDTLANEKALITQELQVVSHELEQHKKVLEKERAQFEVEKKKIAVLADVTATYNLLISFVVSVPDFDYTLLGEDIAHKVEEIRLKLAKEESKSAVKEAGIEGQVGSRS; encoded by the coding sequence ATGCAAAAAAGAACCAACATGGTGGTGTCTGGCTCCAGTGGCAGCGTGCAAACCCCTTCAGTTCCTTCTGCCAATTCAACTAATGTTAGACCCCCACCAGGTGTTACCAGCGATGCAGCTGCCATTCACATCAGCGAGGATCCTCGTTTGCTTGAGGAAGCTCGTATTCAGAAAAAACGCAAGGGTCCTCTGCTGGTCTACCAGAGAAGAAGGCTGTGGGGCAAtaagaaagaacaagctgctgCCACCACTATTGCAGACCCTGCGGCCAGTCCAAATACTTCCACACCTGCGGAACTTCTTAAAAATCCAGTTGAGAGCGTGGTTCGGGAGTTGGATTTGATCAACCAGAACCCTCCAGAAATATTAAAAGAGAATTTTATTTGTAAAAAGATGGCCACTGAGCTAGAGGAAAGAGTAGCCATCCTTGAGAAGGAAGTTACTGTGAAAGCTGATGAGCCCGAGGCTAAAGTGAAGAGTGTTGAGGAAGCTGCTGATCGCCGCATTCATGAGCAGCAAGAGAAAATTGATACCGAGCTAGAGGAAAGAGTAGCCGTCCTTGATAAGGATTTTACTGCGAAGGCTGATGAGCTCGAGGCTCAAGTGAAAAGTGTTGACGAAGCTGCTGATCGCTGCATTCAGGAGCAGCAAGAGAAAATTGATACCCTTGCTAATGAGAAAGCGTTAATCACGCAAGAGCTCCAGGTCGTGTCTCACGAGCTTGAGCAGCATAAGAAGGTATTGGAGAAGGAGCGGGCCCAATTCGAGGTTGAGAAGAAGAAGATAGCTGTCCTAGCAGATGTCACCGCAACTTATAATCTCCTCATATCTTTCGTGGTTTCGGTACCAGATTTTGACTATACTCTGTTAGGTGAGGACATAGCCCATAAGGTCGAGGAAATCCGGCTAAAGCTTGCCAAGGAGGAATCTAAGTCTGCAGTTAAAGAAGCAGGGATCGAAGGCCAAGTGGGCAGCAGGAGCTGA